TAGCACCTGCATACAGCCAGTGCAGGTTGATGTTCATGGCAAATAAGAGGATGGCAAGTAAGATCTGAATGATCACACCTCCTACCAATCCGGCAACGGCGCCACCATAACTGGCCCTTTTCCAGAAGATGCCCATCAGCAATACGGCAATGAAAGGTGTAGCGATATAGGTAACGCCGGTCTGAAAATATTTGAAGAGCCCAACGGTACCTACCAATGGTGCTACCAGGCAAGAGATCAATAAAGCAGCACCTCCTGAGAGCTGACCTGTAATGATCAACTCTCTGTCTCCCGCATTTTTTCTCCAGAAACGGCGATATACATCCAATGAAAAAATAGTGGCTACGCTATTTGAAAGTGCACTGACACTGGCCATCACGGCTGCAAAAAAACCACCTAATATAATTCCTCTCAGTCCTGATGGAGCAAAGAGCTGTAATGCAACCGGGAATGCACGGTCCTGATCATCCGGCAGCAGAGAGGGCCCCTGATGCATGATATCCAGCCAGTGGTAAACGATCAATCCCAACAAACAGGTTACCAGTGGCCGTACGATATTGATAAACCCGGAAAAAATAAGGCCCATCATTCCATCCCATTTACTGCGGGCTGAAAGTATACGTTGGATCATTACCTGGTTGGAAGATTGATAGAACAGGAATACACCAAAAGAAGCGAGGATCAAACTTAAAAAAGGTGCCTCCGGGTCAGATGGTGGCTGATAAAGATGAAACCTGTCCGGAGCAGCTGCGACCATGGCATCCCAGCCACCGGGTATTTTATCTAATGCTACAAAATAAAAGATCACCCCGCCGCCAATGAGCATTACACATTGAATAGCATCCGTCCACATCACAGAACTTAAACCTCCTGCCAGGGTGTAACTGGCAGTAACCAATATAATGCCTGCCATTACATAATGCTGCGGCCAGCCGGTTAATTCACTGAGGGTGATACTGCCGCCGTAGATCACTGGTGGCAGGAAAACAAAGATATATCCTATGAGGATCACAATGCTGTAGATCCCTCCGCAGGCCGGGCCAAATCTGCGGTTCAGTAATTCCGGCACCGTCATGATCTTATTGCGCAGATAGAGTGGGATAAAAAATATCATCATCAATAAATAAGTAGGCAGGCTCCACCATTCCCAGTTGGCAATGCCCATACCACCTTTGTAGGCAGCCCCTATTGTTCCTACGATCTGTTCACTGGAAACACTGGTAGATACAAATGCAGCACCAATCAGGTACCAGGGCATGTTACCCGATGCAAGGAAATATCCCTGCGTGGTACGTTTTACTTTTCTGGCAGCCAGCAAACCAATGATCACTACCAGCAATGTTTCCGCGGTGATGATCAAAATATCTATTAATGAGAGATGAAATTTTTCCATGCTGTTATATGAATATGTGCCAGTGTTGTAAATGTTCTGTACTGCTGCCTGGTGTTATTGTCTGCTGCGGGCCGAGTGTTTCCAATTCTGCGTAATCTTTGCAGACGAATATTTCCAGGTTGTTGTTGTGCTTTTCTATGCTATGATCTTTGTTGCGGATGATCAGTTTCCCTGCAGGCTGTATCGCGGCAAGCCATCCCCTCTCTTCATACCAGCCAACTTTGCTCCTGTGATCTCCGGGCGCGGGACTTATGTGATCAGCAGTGAGCCCCCAGTTTTCAGGATCTGTACCTGGCCAGTAATTAACTTTTGGCGTAATACAGGAAGCCAGTATATCAGCTGTGCGCGGAACACAGGTAATGCCCCATAATGCGCCATTCCAGTTTTCCGTTCCATTGTTTTCCAGGATGTGCTGTATATTAAACCCATCTGTTTCAGCTGCTGTGATCATTAAGGAAAGCCTGATCCCGTCCGGTCTTTGTGGTGCTTTTATGCATACACCTGTTGCAGTTGTCACTACTTCGCAGGGTGTATTGTCCGGATAATAACTGGCTGCTGTTTCAGGTGCAATGGTGAAACGGTGGCCTCCGTACATCTTCCATTCTCCTACTTTGAAATCCGTATGATCTATGTAGAGCAGGTTCTCTCCTCCATTGTGACGGAGTGAAAGGATGCGTGGGCCAGCGGAAATACCAATGATCATTTCGGTGTCTCCTGCATGATACTTTATGGTATCGGTCATGGCAAAATCCTGCTGGTTAATCCTCTCTGGTAGGCATCCAATCTTGTGAAACCTTCTGCATATTGGCATCCTGCAGCAAAGCCTCTAAAGCGGGCCTGTACGGATACCATGTCTGCCAGATCAGTAGCTGCGAGTGCTTTCATTGCTTCTACCTGGCTTTTATGACAGGCGAGCATTTGCAGTTTTACATCCATTACATCGCTTATGTTCACATACTCCGATGGCAGGAATCCAATGCCGCCGAGGTTATCCATGTAATACAATTGTGCATGGCCGAAACGGCAGGCAGGTTTTGACTGGCCGGGGATAAATGGC
This DNA window, taken from Chitinophaga niabensis, encodes the following:
- a CDS encoding SLC5 family protein; translation: MEKFHLSLIDILIITAETLLVVIIGLLAARKVKRTTQGYFLASGNMPWYLIGAAFVSTSVSSEQIVGTIGAAYKGGMGIANWEWWSLPTYLLMMIFFIPLYLRNKIMTVPELLNRRFGPACGGIYSIVILIGYIFVFLPPVIYGGSITLSELTGWPQHYVMAGIILVTASYTLAGGLSSVMWTDAIQCVMLIGGGVIFYFVALDKIPGGWDAMVAAAPDRFHLYQPPSDPEAPFLSLILASFGVFLFYQSSNQVMIQRILSARSKWDGMMGLIFSGFINIVRPLVTCLLGLIVYHWLDIMHQGPSLLPDDQDRAFPVALQLFAPSGLRGIILGGFFAAVMASVSALSNSVATIFSLDVYRRFWRKNAGDRELIITGQLSGGAALLISCLVAPLVGTVGLFKYFQTGVTYIATPFIAVLLMGIFWKRASYGGAVAGLVGGVIIQILLAILLFAMNINLHWLYAGAIAQVLTMALIAIVSVYTTAPLPEQVKPFIWNINWLRTLGDGEIKRPWYQSLKLWLALYALAWCYIYWRFW